One genomic window of Halobellus limi includes the following:
- a CDS encoding Hsp20/alpha crystallin family protein yields the protein MSGFERFDGGDAPERLKELGESIAENALERVGRGVARVQERTPLPYDLLESDEAYLVVFDAPGVRRKDVQVRFVDREVRVTVDRFRTFHEGFEMRFPGRGLSLDGAAPLPEGVAVDPESASATVTESGTLQVEVPKRGGDAEA from the coding sequence ATGAGCGGCTTCGAGCGGTTCGACGGGGGCGACGCTCCCGAGCGCCTGAAGGAACTCGGCGAGTCGATCGCCGAGAACGCCCTAGAACGCGTCGGGCGCGGCGTCGCTCGGGTGCAGGAACGGACGCCGCTGCCGTACGACCTCCTCGAAAGCGACGAGGCGTACCTCGTCGTCTTCGACGCGCCCGGCGTCCGTCGAAAGGACGTGCAGGTGCGCTTCGTCGACCGCGAGGTGCGCGTCACGGTCGATCGGTTCCGCACCTTCCACGAGGGCTTCGAGATGCGCTTTCCCGGACGCGGACTCTCTCTGGACGGCGCGGCGCCGCTTCCGGAGGGCGTCGCCGTCGATCCGGAGAGCGCCTCCGCGACTGTCACCGAGTCGGGAACGCTGCAGGTAGAGGTCCCCAAGCGCGGCGGCGACGCCGAGGCGTGA
- the trpA gene encoding tryptophan synthase subunit alpha: MGDGSSVDDGSGSDPVRNPDLEAAFADGPAFVPYLAAGDPDYESSLEYVEALERGGADVIELGLPFSEPIAEGPTIQGAVVRALEGGMTPDRFFEFVEDLDVDVPLVCMTYYNLIYQYGSEQGPRPFVERAAEVGLSGFVVPDLPAEEADPLREACDEFGLDLVFIVAPTTRGDRLERIMSQVSGYVYVQARLGVTGAQEDVSGQTEESLDRLADYDVPKAVGFGIKTGEHAERIVAGGADGIIVGSALVDIVAEGAEAGESAETVAGRLEEKARELKQGALRGYEQRVPQAEGK; encoded by the coding sequence ATGGGCGACGGATCTTCGGTGGACGACGGGTCCGGTTCCGATCCCGTCCGCAACCCCGACCTCGAAGCGGCCTTCGCCGACGGCCCCGCGTTCGTCCCGTACCTCGCCGCGGGCGACCCCGACTACGAGTCCTCCCTCGAATACGTCGAGGCGCTCGAACGCGGCGGCGCGGACGTCATCGAACTCGGGCTCCCCTTCTCGGAGCCGATCGCGGAGGGCCCGACGATCCAGGGCGCGGTCGTGCGGGCGCTGGAGGGCGGAATGACGCCAGATCGGTTCTTCGAGTTCGTCGAGGACCTGGACGTCGACGTACCGCTCGTGTGTATGACCTATTACAACCTCATCTACCAATACGGCTCCGAGCAGGGTCCCCGGCCGTTCGTCGAGCGCGCCGCGGAGGTCGGGCTCTCGGGCTTCGTCGTCCCCGACCTCCCCGCCGAGGAGGCCGACCCGCTCAGAGAGGCCTGCGACGAGTTCGGCCTCGACCTCGTGTTCATCGTCGCGCCGACGACCCGCGGGGACCGGCTGGAGCGGATTATGTCGCAGGTCTCCGGCTACGTGTACGTGCAGGCGCGACTGGGCGTCACCGGCGCGCAGGAGGACGTCTCCGGGCAGACCGAAGAGAGCCTCGACCGCCTCGCCGACTACGACGTCCCGAAGGCGGTCGGGTTCGGGATCAAGACCGGCGAGCACGCCGAGCGGATCGTCGCCGGGGGCGCGGACGGCATCATCGTCGGGAGCGCGCTCGTCGACATCGTGGCGGAGGGCGCCGAGGCGGGCGAATCGGCGGAGACGGTCGCCGGGCGGCTCGAAGAGAAGGCCCGAGAACTGAAGCAGGGCGCCCTGCGCGGATACGAACAACGCGTGCCCCAAGCGGAAGGCAAATAA
- a CDS encoding DUF7559 family protein, whose product MPATLEVRCTNDECELDMFELHYTYDMPDSVGVDDFVCPYCREGDSLEAIEL is encoded by the coding sequence ATGCCCGCGACGCTCGAAGTTCGATGCACCAACGACGAGTGCGAACTCGATATGTTCGAGCTTCACTACACGTACGATATGCCCGACAGCGTCGGCGTCGACGACTTCGTCTGCCCGTACTGTCGCGAGGGCGACTCGCTGGAGGCGATCGAGCTATGA
- a CDS encoding 2-amino-3,7-dideoxy-D-threo-hept-6-ulosonate synthase has protein sequence MNAGLSARLDRVSTGGRYLVVPMDHGITLGAVKGLVDLESTVDSITRGGADAVLTQKGVAPRVHPNKNGKGYIVHLNGSSVIGPDEEDKRRTGSVEAALRAGADAVSFHINVGSDHEPDQLTELGDLTEEAHRLGVPVLAMSYARGPGVDEHDAESLSHAVRIAEELGADVVKTAYSGDADSFERVCAATSLPVVIAGGSRGTDLETARMVRGAMDAGAAGVSMGRSIFQHDEPEAITRAVSAIIHDDADVDDAVEAAGLGLEA, from the coding sequence ATGAACGCAGGACTCTCGGCGCGGCTCGACCGCGTCTCGACAGGGGGGCGATACCTCGTCGTCCCGATGGACCACGGAATCACACTGGGGGCCGTGAAGGGCCTCGTCGACCTCGAATCGACGGTCGACTCGATCACGCGCGGCGGCGCCGACGCCGTCCTCACGCAGAAGGGCGTCGCCCCGCGCGTCCACCCGAACAAGAACGGCAAGGGCTACATCGTCCACCTCAACGGATCGAGCGTGATCGGCCCCGACGAGGAGGACAAGCGACGCACCGGCTCGGTGGAGGCGGCGCTGCGCGCCGGCGCGGACGCGGTCTCGTTCCACATCAACGTCGGCAGCGACCACGAACCGGATCAGCTGACCGAACTGGGCGACCTGACCGAAGAGGCCCACCGACTCGGCGTGCCGGTGCTCGCGATGAGCTACGCGCGCGGCCCCGGCGTCGACGAACACGACGCCGAGAGCCTCTCGCACGCCGTCCGGATCGCCGAAGAGCTGGGCGCGGACGTCGTCAAGACCGCCTACTCCGGCGACGCCGACTCCTTCGAGCGCGTCTGTGCGGCGACCAGCCTGCCGGTCGTCATCGCCGGCGGGAGCCGCGGGACCGACTTAGAGACCGCGCGGATGGTCCGCGGCGCGATGGACGCCGGCGCGGCCGGCGTGTCGATGGGACGGTCGATCTTCCAGCACGACGAGCCGGAGGCGATCACCCGCGCGGTGAGCGCGATCATCCACGACGACGCCGACGTCGACGACGCCGTCGAGGCCGCGGGGCTGGGTCTCGAAGCCTGA